The DNA segment TCGACGATCACCCGCGCGCCCTGGGGTGCGGTGGCGGCGTCGGTGCACTCACGGATGTGGCCGGCCGCGAGGAGGTCGATCTCGCCGTACAGCTCGACCACGGTGAAACGTCCGGCGGTGTAACTGCGGACGGCCGGTCCGGGGCCGCACCGGCCCGGCGGCTCAACGTTCTCCGGAGGTTCTGCGCGCTCTGGGTGGTGCCCCGCATGTTCTGCGTGTTCTGCGTGCCCCGCATGTTCTGCGCGCTCTGCGTGCTCTGCCTGATCCGTGTGCTCGTCCTTCGCATCCATGAGAGATCCCCGCTCGGTCGCTGTGACATCGGTCGGTCGGCGGCAACGGGCCGGTCGGCGAGGCCGTGGCGACGTGACACACCTTAGGAAAGGCCGCGGTGCAGAAACGTGCATGCTTGCCGTGATTCACCTGGCCGGGTGAAGCAGCCGGTGATCCGGTGAACCGCAGCCCCCGGGAGGCGAGTTGTTCCAGTGGGGTGGCCTGTGCACCCGTGCGCGGAGGCCGGGCACGGCCTAGGGTGGTCCCTACGGCATCGCGCGTCGGTCACGGGCCGGGTGAGGCGTGGAGGTGGCCCGTGAGGTGCCCGATGGAGGCATTCCACCGTGTCGGAATCAGAAGCAGCAGCAACAGAAGAAGCAGCAACGAAAAAAGCGACGGCAGTGCCCGGACCAGCATCACAGCCCGGGGCCGATTCGGCATCCCGGCCCTTCCCCGTCGAGCTGAACCACACCATCGTCCCGGCCCGGGACAACCGGGAGTCCGCCGAGTTCCTGGCAACCGTGCTCGGTCTGCGGGCCGGGGAGACGTGGGGCCCCTTCGTCCCGGTGGAGCTGAGCAACGGCGTGACCCTGGACTTCGCGTCCGTACCGACCGGGGCGCCGCTCCCCCTGCAGCACTACGCCTTCCTCGTCCCCGAGGAGGCCTTCGACGGGATCTTCGCCAGAATGCGGGCCACCGGTACGGACTACTACGCCGACCCGCACAAGAAGGAGCCCGGCGCGATCAACCACCTGCACGGCGGCCGGGGCGTCTACTTCATGGATCCGTCGGGGCATGCCATGGAAGTGATCACCCAGCCGTACGGCAACGCGGGCTGAGCCGGACCGCCACATCGCGGTCCGGTTCGATCCAGCCCGGTCCGGTCCACGGCGACCGGCGGGGCAAGGCCGGACAGGGCCGGACAGGGCCGGTGACCTGATTCCGCTGCGGGTGCCGGTGCCGGTCAGCTGCCGAACCGCACCCGTACCTCCCTCGGCCCCCGGGTGAACACCCCCTGCTCGAAGGGCAGGACCCCGTCGGCGGGCCGCATGTCCGGCATGGCGTCGAGGAGTTGGCCGACCCCGGTCGACACCTCGGCCCTGGCCAGCAGGGCG comes from the Streptomyces sp. NBC_01471 genome and includes:
- a CDS encoding STAS domain-containing protein, with the translated sequence MHVSAPRPFLRCVTSPRPRRPARCRRPTDVTATERGSLMDAKDEHTDQAEHAERAEHAGHAEHAEHAGHHPERAEPPENVEPPGRCGPGPAVRSYTAGRFTVVELYGEIDLLAAGHIRECTDAATAPQGARVIVDLRPATFIDCAALGLLCRARRRALDRGGSIDLVCTRALHLRMLRVTGLDGYFPSSSTVAEISA
- a CDS encoding VOC family protein; protein product: MPGPASQPGADSASRPFPVELNHTIVPARDNRESAEFLATVLGLRAGETWGPFVPVELSNGVTLDFASVPTGAPLPLQHYAFLVPEEAFDGIFARMRATGTDYYADPHKKEPGAINHLHGGRGVYFMDPSGHAMEVITQPYGNAG